The following are encoded together in the Actinomycetota bacterium genome:
- the panC gene encoding pantoate--beta-alanine ligase, whose translation MKVIKSIAELKTALKEERNQGRSIGFVATMGYFHEGHLSLMREAELENDIVVVSIFVNPTQFGPNEDLDSYPRDLKKDIELAESVGVDYLFTPAADEIYPPGFSTYVDIGPLASLLCGASRPNHFKGVLTVVLKLFGIVGPDGAYFGKKDYQQLTLIKKMANELNLATEVIALEIVREEDGLAMSSRNKYLNGDERRAAASLSRALMAAKRAAERGERDPKRLIEMAKSIIEKEELIDLEYITICDNISLEPKNDATGGALMALAARIGKARLIDNIEIL comes from the coding sequence TTGAAGGTAATCAAAAGTATCGCAGAGCTTAAAACCGCCCTCAAAGAGGAGAGAAACCAGGGGCGCAGCATAGGCTTCGTTGCGACCATGGGTTACTTTCACGAGGGGCATCTCTCCCTTATGCGAGAGGCCGAGTTAGAGAACGATATCGTTGTCGTCAGCATCTTCGTAAATCCGACTCAATTCGGTCCAAATGAGGATTTGGATTCATATCCGAGAGACTTAAAAAAGGACATTGAGCTTGCGGAATCTGTTGGGGTCGATTATCTCTTTACCCCGGCCGCAGATGAGATCTACCCGCCGGGTTTTTCGACCTACGTCGATATTGGCCCGCTGGCAAGCCTTCTCTGCGGAGCGAGCCGGCCCAATCATTTTAAGGGGGTGCTCACCGTCGTTCTCAAGCTCTTTGGCATCGTGGGGCCGGATGGGGCCTACTTCGGCAAGAAGGATTATCAGCAGCTTACCCTGATAAAGAAGATGGCTAATGAATTGAATCTTGCAACTGAAGTGATCGCTCTTGAGATCGTGCGCGAAGAGGACGGGCTGGCCATGAGCTCGAGAAATAAGTATTTAAACGGGGATGAGAGAAGGGCGGCCGCCTCCTTGAGCCGGGCCCTTATGGCGGCGAAGCGGGCGGCCGAGCGGGGAGAGCGCGATCCAAAAAGACTCATCGAAATGGCCAAATCGATTATTGAAAAAGAAGAGCTGATTGATTTAGAATACATAACCATCTGTGATAACATCTCTCTTGAGCCCAAGAATGATGCCACCGGGGGCGCACTGATGGCCCTTGCTGCCAGAATCGGTAAAGCGCGCCTCATAGATAACATCGAAATA
- the panB gene encoding 3-methyl-2-oxobutanoate hydroxymethyltransferase → MKERVTITRLAEMKARGEKITMLTAYDYPSAQIIDSAGVDVILVGDSLGMVILGHDSTLSVTMDDMIHHTKAVARGAESALIVGDMPFMSYQASVDEALKNAARFLSEAGAQAVKLEGGKVVAEKVDRMTSIGIPVMGHLGLTPQSVNQFGGYKVQGREEKAKERIIKDAKALEEAGAFAIVLECIPSELASVITEKVMIPTIGIGAGPTCDGQVLVTPDLIGTFDKFTPKFVKRFGAVGAEMRRAFEDYVKEVKEGKFPGPEHEFK, encoded by the coding sequence ATGAAAGAGAGGGTCACCATCACCCGTCTTGCCGAGATGAAGGCGCGCGGCGAAAAGATCACCATGCTGACCGCCTACGACTATCCATCGGCCCAGATAATCGATTCGGCCGGGGTCGATGTCATCCTGGTCGGAGATTCGCTGGGCATGGTCATTTTGGGCCACGACTCGACGCTCTCGGTCACCATGGACGACATGATTCACCACACCAAGGCGGTAGCCAGGGGGGCAGAGTCGGCTTTGATAGTCGGCGATATGCCCTTCATGTCATACCAGGCCTCCGTCGATGAGGCCTTAAAAAACGCGGCCAGATTCCTCTCCGAAGCGGGGGCTCAGGCGGTAAAGCTAGAGGGAGGCAAGGTGGTGGCCGAGAAGGTGGACAGGATGACCTCGATCGGGATTCCGGTCATGGGTCACCTGGGTCTTACCCCCCAATCGGTCAACCAGTTCGGCGGCTACAAAGTGCAGGGGCGCGAGGAGAAGGCAAAAGAGAGGATCATAAAGGATGCCAAGGCCCTAGAGGAGGCCGGGGCCTTTGCCATCGTCTTGGAATGCATCCCAAGCGAGCTCGCGAGCGTGATAACCGAGAAGGTGATGATTCCAACCATCGGCATCGGGGCTGGACCCACTTGCGACGGGCAAGTCTTGGTCACCCCTGATCTGATCGGAACCTTCGACAAGTTCACTCCCAAGTTTGTCAAGCGCTTTGGGGCGGTGGGGGCCGAGATGAGGCGGGCTTTTGAGGATTACGTAAAAGAGGTCAAAGAGGGCAAATTTCCCGGCCCCGAGCATGAGTTCAAATAG
- a CDS encoding DUF2520 domain-containing protein, with protein MDNRVAIIGAGRAGISIGLALQKKGFRIVSASARAKDSLERAARLFPKALVTGDMAEAARLGKIIIIATPDGQIEEVCNYIAQNGGFESAKLVMHLSGATPLKVLDAARRAGAEVCSLHPTRSFADAAEPIVDFSGTYFGVTASSKEGQEFLMRVVAALGGLPVIVADQDKPLYHAAACIVSNYLVCLIDLAKETYELAGLSESDSQMIFWPLLEGTLANIKKMGPIAALTGPIARGDIDTLKGHLKALRAKGPKSAFLYGALGRRTAAIALKKGSITDDKANEMVKLFEKELS; from the coding sequence TTGGATAATAGGGTAGCGATAATCGGAGCGGGCCGGGCGGGAATCTCTATCGGTCTTGCCCTGCAAAAGAAGGGGTTTAGAATAGTTTCCGCCTCGGCCAGGGCCAAGGATTCTCTTGAGAGAGCGGCCCGTCTTTTTCCAAAAGCGCTGGTAACTGGCGATATGGCCGAAGCGGCCAGACTGGGCAAAATCATCATCATAGCCACCCCGGATGGCCAGATCGAAGAGGTCTGTAACTATATCGCCCAAAACGGGGGTTTTGAGAGTGCAAAGCTGGTAATGCACCTTAGCGGGGCAACCCCCTTAAAAGTGCTCGATGCGGCAAGGCGAGCCGGGGCTGAGGTTTGCAGCCTCCACCCAACCAGATCCTTTGCCGATGCGGCTGAGCCGATAGTCGATTTTAGTGGAACCTATTTTGGCGTTACGGCCTCGTCCAAAGAGGGGCAAGAATTTTTGATGAGGGTAGTGGCAGCTCTTGGGGGGCTTCCGGTTATAGTTGCCGATCAAGATAAACCGCTCTATCACGCGGCCGCCTGCATCGTCTCAAATTATCTAGTCTGCCTGATCGATCTGGCCAAAGAGACCTATGAGCTCGCGGGCCTTAGTGAGTCTGATAGTCAGATGATATTTTGGCCACTCCTTGAAGGGACGCTTGCCAACATCAAGAAGATGGGCCCAATTGCGGCGCTGACCGGTCCGATCGCAAGGGGGGACATCGATACCTTAAAGGGACACCTTAAAGCTTTACGGGCCAAGGGGCCTAAGAGTGCTTTTCTCTACGGCGCGCTTGGCCGTCGCACCGCAGCAATTGCGCTCAAGAAGGGGAGCATTACGGATGACAAGGCAAATGAAATGGTAAAACTATTTGAAAAGGAGCTATCATGA
- the folK gene encoding 2-amino-4-hydroxy-6-hydroxymethyldihydropteridine diphosphokinase, whose translation MAQVYLGLGSNIGNRKAYLRAAIRLLRKHKDIEVVRSSQVYETEPVGLTGQRKFFNMAAEVETSLSPRELLAVLGLIEDLLKRERFIKWGPRTIDIDILLFENKSMTTDDLTIPHPLMCERAFVLVPLLEIAPNILLPSGQPLKDFLKDDQIAEAELVGSLED comes from the coding sequence TTGGCCCAAGTCTATCTAGGGCTCGGCTCAAATATCGGAAACCGCAAAGCCTACCTTCGGGCGGCCATAAGGCTTCTTAGAAAGCATAAGGATATCGAGGTTGTGCGCTCTTCCCAGGTTTATGAGACCGAGCCCGTCGGCCTGACCGGCCAGCGCAAATTCTTCAACATGGCCGCAGAAGTCGAGACGAGCCTTAGTCCCAGAGAGCTTCTTGCCGTTCTCGGCCTAATAGAAGATCTGCTTAAAAGGGAGCGCTTCATAAAGTGGGGGCCGCGGACGATAGATATCGATATCCTTCTCTTTGAAAATAAGTCCATGACCACTGACGATCTGACCATCCCTCATCCCCTGATGTGCGAGCGGGCCTTTGTCCTCGTTCCCCTCTTGGAGATTGCCCCAAATATCCTTCTCCCCTCCGGCCAGCCACTTAAGGATTTTTTGAAAGATGACCAAATCGCTGAGGCGGAGCTGGTCGGCAGCCTGGAGGATTAA
- a CDS encoding type II toxin-antitoxin system RelE/ParE family toxin: MAFRLIYTERAVKDIRKLDVVAGRRLKKSLEKLASCPLENSTKLINHKLGQYRYRVGDYRVIFDLDDEDIVILRVGHRREIY; the protein is encoded by the coding sequence ATGGCTTTTCGACTCATCTACACCGAAAGGGCCGTCAAAGATATTCGAAAACTAGATGTGGTGGCTGGGCGCAGATTAAAGAAATCACTTGAAAAACTAGCCTCCTGTCCACTCGAAAATTCGACCAAACTGATAAATCACAAGTTAGGCCAGTATCGGTATCGGGTAGGCGACTATCGGGTAATATTTGACCTAGATGACGAGGATATCGTCATCTTGCGGGTCGGCCACCGCCGCGAGATCTATTAG